The segment CAACCGGTTATCTTCCCGATGAGGACCAGGGGGTTTTAATGGTTCAGGCGACCCTTCCCTCGGGCTCCACCCTCGAGCAGACCGAAACTGTCCTGGACCAGGTAGGCGATTATTTTCTCACCAATGAGAAGGAAGCAGTCGAATCTTTTGGATGCGCAGCGGGCATTTCCCTGGCCGGCTTTGGGCAGAACGTGGGTTTAGGATTTGTAAAGCTGAAGGACTGGGAATTCCGCAAGAAAGAGGAGCAGAGGGTCTGGGCCATACAGCAAAGGGCCATGAGGGCATTTTCACAGATCAAGGGCGCCATGGTCTTCGCGTTTTCTCCACCGGCCATTGTGGAGCTGGGAAATAGCACGGGGTTCGATTTTGAACTGCTGGACTTCTCCGGTCAAGGGCACCAGGCGCTTATGGCCGCGCGGAACCAGCTTTTGGGCATGGCTAATCAAGACCCACGACTCATAAGGGTTCGGCCGAACGGCATGGATGATGTTCCGGAATACAAAATTGATGTTGACTGGGAGAAGGCCGGTGCTATGGGGGTTCCCATTTCCTCGATCAACAACGTAATCGCGGCTGGTTTCGGAAGCGCTTATGTCAATGATTTTATAAAGTCCGGACGGGTCAAGAGGACATACGTGCAACTGGATGCCCCCTACCGCATGTTGCCGGAAGACCTGAAGAAGCTCTATGTCCGCAACACAAGGGGCAAGATGGTCCCATTTTCCTCTTTTGCATCAGGCAGGTGGATCTACGGCGGCGCCAAGCTCGAGCGCTATAATGGCTTTCCTTCCATCAACATCTGGGGTGAGCCTGCGCCCGGCCATTCGAGTGGCGAGGCCATGGCCGCCATGGAAGAATTGACTTCGAAATTACCAAAGGGATTTGCCTTTGACTGGACAGGCCTTTCCTATCAGGAGAAGATGGCTACCTCCCAGGCGCCTCTTTTGTATGCCTTCGCAGTGTTTCTCACGTTCCTATACCTGGCCGCCCTTTATGAAAGTTGGACGATACCGATTTCCATTCTGCTGATTATGCCTCTTGGAGCCGTTGGGGCGCTGTTGGCTGCGTATTTTAGAGGAA is part of the Deltaproteobacteria bacterium genome and harbors:
- a CDS encoding efflux RND transporter permease subunit, which translates into the protein IPKGHEAAEGAPWPLRPFLLWFDRVFFRLRDMIVGIVGHSLGRSLRYIMVYILVVGGLAFILLRMPTGYLPDEDQGVLMVQATLPSGSTLEQTETVLDQVGDYFLTNEKEAVESFGCAAGISLAGFGQNVGLGFVKLKDWEFRKKEEQRVWAIQQRAMRAFSQIKGAMVFAFSPPAIVELGNSTGFDFELLDFSGQGHQALMAARNQLLGMANQDPRLIRVRPNGMDDVPEYKIDVDWEKAGAMGVPISSINNVIAAGFGSAYVNDFIKSGRVKRTYVQLDAPYRMLPEDLKKLYVRNTRGKMVPFSSFASGRWIYGGAKLERYNGFPSINIWGEPAPGHSSGEAMAAMEELTSKLPKGFAFDWTGLSYQEKMATSQAPLLYAFAVFLTFLYLAALYESWTIPISILLIMPLGAVGALLAAYFRGMPNDVYLQIGMLNTLGLTTKNAILIVEFAKDALQRGMSLKDAALEGARLRFRPIVMTSLTTGLAVLPLAISTGPGSGAENAIGTSLIGGMITGVFLVVLFAPLFYVMIQKTFGKKKLGQLNENTGTDLS